atgaaaacggacgacagatgaagaagttatgagtttataacgtagttttcctatcccggtctactaaaaataatatattaaaaataaattcaaaatcagCCAACAGAATCTAAATGATAGTTGTAGAACATAatcttacctacgcgtggatataaagaacgtcgaaaacggagttcgtatgcgaaagttatgaatttctgaagtttgagGTGTAAAACCCCAAAAtcgtcagagttcacgacgttaatacagtgttcacgacgtgaactcaatATTTATGACTTCTGGAGCCTAACAGACTCAGTACATGGTGTGATACTTAATAAAAATTTGAGTTTCATATTGTTggaaatacatatacaaatacatGAATAACTCGGAATCGAATTACAAGCTGTAAAAATTTCAATCTCTTATGTGTTCATATGAATGAGACTTTTTTATGCTTTCTAATCTCATTGTTGGGTTTGTATAGCAGCGAACGATGAGTCGATTACATGCTCTACTTTTTCAATATCTTGGAAGTGAATTTTCATAGAATATGATTAGTATATGGAGAATATTCCAAAGAAAAAtggattttaaaaaataaatcaaatagGTAGCTTAGCTAAATATGTTATTAACATACCTTATATCTATCAAGAAAGGAGGTAGTTGTGGAACCACCACCACCAATACACTTGAGATTTTTGCAGGTGGTATAAACCAAGATAATCAAGAAGAGGGAACAGAGTGGTGCTTGTGTGGGTAGATGTAGATGTTTTTtgctttatcttcatcttctctGTTTGAAACAACTTCTTCCATACCTTCACAGTATCCTATCTTGACTTCTTTTAGGTTGGAAAGAAGTTTTCCCGTGAGAGGTGAAAACACGTACTTAATGTTTTTACAGTATTTCAAATTTATGGTTGTGAGGTTGTAGAATGGGGATTCTGAtggttttctatgaaaaattaaGAACTTGTTCCAGTTGCACTTCCATACATGACTCATCCTCTCCATACCCTATATATCCAAATTCTCAAGGTAGGGAAGTATTCCCTGTTCATTATCTTAACTTCTTGGAGTACTCTTGATCTCAAATATCACCTCCACTCCTTTATATTCCACCAACCAAAGATTATGGAGATCATGAAACGAGTGTATGAGATAGGTTGGTAATAAAGTATTCTACACAAATATCCCAACAAGAAATGTAATTAGTAACTTTAATAGTTAAGCTAAAGTTGAATTACCTCAAGCATTTGTAACTGCTCATCCATTCCCAActctttttcttaaaaaaattatttgagaATGATTATTTTGATTTGAAGTATATTCTTTTCAGGAATATTAGAAAACGATGGAAATAATCAACAATGTTAAGGACATTCTGTATTTTGTCCTTAAAATAATGAAGATTTTGGTATTTGATTATGACTAATATGACATGAAATACTAAAAAAATCACAGAAAGACAGTCAAAATCAAAAcactctttttttaaatattgtttgaATAATAAATCTTGAAAAGTTGCAATTGGTTCCTACCCTCCAAACAAAAGTTGGGTATCTATTCAAGAAAATGCATtaaatcatttatatatatatatatatatatatatatatatatatatatatatatatatatatatatacctgttGCCCTTAGCCACTTTCCACCAATCCATATTTTCTCCCAATTTCTCCTTATCTTTCCTAAATTTCTTACTTCAATTCTTCTCAAGCTGCTGGTGCCACCTTATTCTCCAGTCTCACCAACACAATCCAAGTCGATGTTGAATAACACTTCCATGGAACTACATTCTTCCCCTTGAAGCTTATCCAGATGATGCAACAATGGCATGGGATTGCACGGAAGCAAATCTACAAGGTTATCACAATGGAACACATTAACCCTTCTCAAGTTGATGCTGATTTCTTCAATTGTAGCAACACAATCTATGTTAATGTTAAATAACGCTTCAATGGAACCACAATGCCTAACTTTAAGTTCTTCAAGATGACATAACTTTAAGCCCTTTGCTCTAACTTTCCAAAAAGCTTCTTAGGACTTAAAAGGCAcataaaaatccaaactttatggacatgaaTGGACCATGTATTTCCTTCACTTAAACTAGGTCAAATGGCAAGATAATGACATAAATTCATGCATGGCTTCTAAAAGTCTCCCAACTTCTTGATATAGAAGATATAATGCTCCTGAGATCTTGGTGAGTCATAAATTTGCTAAATTTATTCCACATAACCATTCAAGCCTTAACTTTCTTCTTTCCAAgatcacaaagtcaccaaaaacGAGCTCAAAAGCTTGcaatgaggctagggtttgatcAATATCACTTTGGAAGTGATGGAGGTTGAGTGTGGAGGAAACCCTAGCTATCACATCCGTTAAATAAGGCTCAAGGCCTAAGATCTAGGGTTTTGCACCATGTCGTCACTACGTCGTGGCCAATACATAACCATGTCCTGGAGTCTTAATGAAATGCGTGTTTCATGTAGCAATGTTGCATCGTGGTGATAACCTCCACTATGTCGTCTCCCCCCAAAAATacatcaaaaattaaaatataaaactcATACTTGcaactgggtgttacaactctcccccactttgcATCCTTGAAATTCGTTGATGCATATAACTCAACATAATGATCTGTTATCTCATCctcgggttcccaagtccattcagaACCCTTTAGGTGCTACCATTGCGCCTTAGCCAATCCCACCACCTTGTTGCACAAGTTCTTCATCTTCCTATCCAAGATAGCAATTGGTCTCTCCACATAGTTTAAGAGCcgatcaacctgaatatcatctaacgAGGCCACTACAGAATCATCAGAGAAACACTTCCATATTTAAGAGACATGAAATGTACTATGGATCTGACTAATCTCAACAGGTAGATCCAATCAGCAAGCAACCTTTCCTACCCGCCCAAcgaccctgaatggaccaataaatctggggcctaACTCTCCCCTCTTCCAGAGCCgtatgacacccttccaaggtgaaactttcaaaagaataaaatatccaacctgaaactcaagatcAGAACAATGTCGGTCGACATAACTATTCTATAAGCTTTGTGTGGTTTTAAGTCTTCCACACACCTGGTGTATTAACTttgtagtcttgagtactacctcaatGCTCCTCATCACTtgatgaccaacctcaccccaacagatcggggtcctacactttctcCCATAAAGCAACTGAAAGTGAAGCATACCAATGCTagcgtgatagttgttgttgtaggagaacttagCTAAaagaaggtaagtatcccagatcctaccaaaatccaacacacatgcacgaagcatatcttagAAAGTTTGAATGGTCTGTTCACTCTAACCATTAGTCTATGGGTGGTAAGCGGTGTTGAAGAACAGTCGAGTACCcgactcctcatgaaacttcctccagaacctggaagtaaaacgaacatcATAGTTAAAAACAACAATGACCGAAATAGCATGTCGTGCAACTACCTCCTTGATGTAAATATCAAGTAACTTCTTGGGAGAtgaactctcctgaatcgggatgaaGTGGGATCTCTTGGTCAACATGTAGATGATAACCCATATCGAATCAACCTCACATGCCATCCTTGAAAACTtattgatgaaatccatagtgatatcctctCATTCCACATGAGgatatccaacgactgcatctttCTGTGGGGTCTCTGATGTTCAACCTTGACTTTTCGGcaagtcaagcaccactccacatATCAAGATATCTCCCTCTTGATACAGTTCCACTAGTAGTTCATTCTcaaatctctatacatctttgtagcacccgGATGAACTGAAAACTTTGACTTGTGCGCGTTTTCCAACAATGTCTACCGAACCCCACCAGAAACCGGAACCCACACTCTGCCGCACTGAGTTAACAAAGCCCAACTATCTCTTATAAATGTAGAAATCTAGCCCCTGATATTGTTTTTCTTCCAATTTATCTTCCTTTAACCCCTCAATTCGCGCCTCTTTAATCAAATCCAACAGTGGTGAAGTGATAATCATCCTCAAGCATATGTCTCGGATAGGAGCACTAGTTGCCTTGCGACTCAAGGAATTGGACACTAAGTTAGCCTTCCTAGGATGATATAAAATCTCACAAtgataatccttcaccacatctaaccatctgcATGGCCTCGTGTTCAGTTTtgactgatccatcaaatatctcaaactcttatggtgcgtgtagatggtacaccagaCCCCATACAAGTTctgctgccaaatcttgagggcgaaaaccacaacaCCCAACTCCACATCATAAgtaggataattcgcctcatgaggattCATAAGTAATGCTCCTAAGCCTATAATCGAGGCATCTCAATAGGTATACGAAGTCATCCAGACCCTCGGGTAGGGTTaatatcggtgcctcacataactTGTGTCTCATAATCTCAAATGTAGCCTGCTGCACATGCCCTAACCGAAAAGTGATGTTCTTTTTTGTCATCTTCTTCAAAGGGaatgcgatcttggagaaatcctggatgaatatGATAGTATACTGCTAACCCAAGGAAATTACGATCTTCTTTGTCAACTTCTTTGTCATCGGTCATTTTCTTAAGTTTATCCATGTTTATTTTCTTATGTTAATCTATAGTTATTTGAACAAGTACATTAGCAAAATCACCCGACTACCGATGACCTCGGAAGTCTTAGTATACTTTCCGTCTTGTTTAACGAGACCCTTCTTAGCTTTATGGGTAGCATGTGAAGCTCCTTATATCCGAGATTCTCTTACATTTTTATTCATGATCTTCATTGCATTGTCGATCAGAAATATGGGAGAATGTTATCAGCATCCATATCTAATATTTACTTGATGGTTATGTTTGGATTTTCGATACATCTAAAGATGGTGATTTTATTTAGTGATTGATGTTGCATGGATTTTTGGTCATCAGTGATCAAAATTTTAGCCTCACTAAATTTTTCCCGAATccaaattatttattatttagacCAACGGTGAGCTTGGATTTTTGAGACTTCTGGAGATGATGATTTCATTTAGTGATGCGTTGTGGTAGTGATTTTTTATAATCACTGATCAAATTTCTGGATTCAATAGATTTGACCCAGATATCAGATTATTTATCATTCGGACTcaatattggaaatattaatataCTTTTTGTCTTGTTTATCGAGAACCTTCTCAGATTTAGAGGGAGCATGCAAAGCTCCTTATATACCAGATTCTCTTACTTGTTTATTCCTAATCTTGATTGCATTCTCGATCAAAAATAGGGGAGAATGTTATGAGCATCCAGATCTGACTTTTACATGTTTTCTATGTTTGGTTTTTTGATACTTCTAaagatgatgattttatttagtGATGGATGTAGCATTGACTTTTAGTCATCGCTAATCAAATTTTTGGCCTCACTAAATTTGCCCTGAATCCTGATTATTAATTATTCACACCAGTAGTATGTTTGGATTTTTGAGACTTTTGAATATGATGATCTCATTTAGTGATGTGATGTGGtacttattttttataattactgGTAAAATTTATGGCTTTACTAGATTTGTCCCGGATATTATATTATTTATCATCCAGACTCGACATAGGATGTTTCATACTTTAAGCAGGTTCTATTGATGATTTTATGGGTGCTTTATGATTTTCTCAGACTTCTTGAAGTCGAAGATATTTAAGCCTTCAACATTGAACCTACTTTTCATATATAATGTATTTTAGCCTGTACACACTGGATTTTTATCCCTCACAATTTCTAAGCCTTTAGGGGAAGACTGCTGGAGCACAAAAATGATCTACAATgttgagtgatagttaggttgtTATATACCCTTTTATTTTCTAGATGGTACTTCTCTCCATATCAATAAAGGGCGAGTAGTCATTTATTTGAGTTCATTAAAATGTAGTCTTTGTCTATTTATATTGAGTAGGGAGGGAAAAATCTCCCACCACTGGAGTTCTTACACTTGTTGTATTGTCATGCTAATCTCTCTCTATTGATAAGCAGATTACTCATCTCCCTTTGTTCATCATTTTCATAACAGTTTAACTTCATGTTCTTACTATTTTACACATCAGCTGATCAAAATGGGTCCAACAATCCACTTATCCCAGACAATATTTAAGACGAACGATAGGACTGGCTCCGATGCAGGGATGTGATGTGTTGCTTGTCTAGGTGTGACACGTCGATCGAATTTCCTACCTATAAATAAAAGGGTTAAGCTGTTTATTCTTCACTGTTTGTCAATCTTTCTCTTTTAAtctctctctcaaactctcttcCTATTGATTGGTTATTTTTCTCTCATATATCGTTAGTAAAATGCTTGAAGCATTGGAAGGATTCATTACAAGAAGGAGATTAGTGGAGCTTACGTTCGCAACATTTCGAGTTAAACTTGTACGTTACCCGTTCTTATGCTAAACTGTAACTTGATATAGAGAATATACATTGTCGTTGTTATTAACATCGTTAGTATAAGATTATTCATTAATTTTGGTTATAATTGAGCTAGTTACGAGAGTGGTGCCTAGGATAAAAACGTTGGTCTGGTCGTTAGATTCAGAAAaactatatgccaaaatggtcctgcctcctGACTGTGTTAACTGGCCAATCTTTATTTCATAGCTAATTCGTATTAATAATATTAATGAAGAATATAGTTGCTGCTATGATATGACAGTAAGTAACTAGTATAGTATTATATGTTGATACGTGGTTGTTATGCCTGCCCGTTACTCGATCTACGTAATTGAATAAAGACTAATAAGGTCATCAGTTACACTAACACATTTTATATGTTAGTTGTACATGTATATGTAATAACCACAGACCAAGTTGGGGAAGTGGTTGTATTTGTATATGTAATGACCATGACAGACCCATACGGAGAAGTGGGAAAGTTTTATCAGAGTCTATGACTCATCTAGAAAGATTGGATAAAAGAGTTCATGAACCTTCTAGGAAGATTGAATAAAGAAGCCCAAGACCTACTCGGAAGAAGGTGTGTTGACTTAAAATCAAGTGCTAACTTAATCAAATAAATTGATTGAAATAAGGTGCGTTGAACAATGTGGATTTGGTGTTAGAAACAAGGTGTCCATATCATGGACGAACAAGAACCCTTGAAAATGATTTTCAAGATATATTATTTATAAGGTATGTTGAATAATATGCAGCTCTATTGGGTTAATATTGTAGTAGTTAACACAATGCCAATGAATATTGCAAGTATTTTGGATCGTTGAACTTGAGAGTAACCAAATTATTGGTACAAAGATATGCTGTTAAATGTGTACATGAAACTGAAGGCAAAGAAAAGACTATGTATGATGTCACATCCCACAATTAGATCAAACTTGAAAATAGTATTATGCTttgtaaagaaattttttttaaatcaaagaaTTTCTAATAATTTCTAAATATTTTACTTCGAAAATGTTTCAAGACTATGAGGGGTGTCTAACTAGACATCATGacataattaaaacaaaaatattaatatttcaaaaaattagaatattttaaaagtttatcaaagataaatttgatattttgaaattagattatataaatataattttttgatttataagaaaaatatataCGGAATTCTCCTTTATGCACTAAGTTTTCTGACATAGTGGTGTACCCGCTAATATAATATGAAATCACCATAACAGTTTATAACAGTTTATAGGTAGCCTCTATAATCCTTGAGATAGTACGTATCTAAAACTCCAACAAAGTGCCTATGTAAATCGATAGGAATATAGTCGCTTTAGCGCCTTTCTCGTACATCTTCTTCTGACACGTTCCAAGTCAATTCTACATCGTCAACTGAACATTCGAAATCATCGCATGACACGTTCTGAATCACTTCTCCATCATCAACTTTATCCCCACAATAACCTTCTTGTAATAGTATCTCCTTGTCTGTGGAATTGGTGATctataataaacaaacaaattataaatttataatcataaacatatcccaaaaaaaaaacatttaacaaaATTAAGGTAAATGTCAGAACCAAGAAACAGTACCTGAGGTGGCCGGTTATAGTCTACAAAAAAAATCAGTGTTATGATACTAATAATCGTGTCAATTTCTTTGAGGGCTTTTTTAAATTTTCTGTTAATTTTCCACCCCAAGGCAAATTTATAGGCATAATTGTGTTCTTGGTTTTTAGCTACAAGGAGATATGTCCTGCGGAGGGCCTCCTCTAAGTCCACCAAAGGTTTTCTTATTGCCGAAACATTGAGATCACGTACTCTTAGCTCAACAAGCAGATTTCCAACAAATTTCACACGTCTGAAAAGATCTTTGCATGCGTCTGAATGCTCCGCAGCTCTGG
The genomic region above belongs to Lactuca sativa cultivar Salinas chromosome 4, Lsat_Salinas_v11, whole genome shotgun sequence and contains:
- the LOC111901057 gene encoding cell number regulator 13 yields the protein MAHLAGMDAITLTKLILDAHTRAAEHSDACKDLFRRVKFVGNLLVELRVRDLNVSAIRKPLVDLEEALRRTYLLVAKNQEHNYAYKFALGWKINRKFKKALKEIDTIISIITLIFFVDYNRPPQITNSTDKEILLQEGYCGDKVDDGEVIQNVSCDDFECSVDDVELTWNVSEEDVRERR